The DNA segment CGTTCGCGGAAGAAAGTCGATTTCCAAGCTCCGCACGGAAAAGCAGGAACTCAGAAGCCACTACACCACCCTGGAAGAACACTACGCCGAATCCGTGGAGGAGGCGAAGGAGCGGGCCGAAGAAGCCACCAAAACCGCTCTGAAATCCGCCATGCGGACGCTCCAGGGTCTTGCGAGTGAGCAGCAGCTCGCCATTTCCAAACTCCAGGGAAAGTACGGCGAGCTCCAAATTCTCCAGGACCTCCTGGACATTGACCACATGAATTCCCAGTTCGCACGGCGCGCCCAGTCCATTGCCGTGCTCTGCGACGGCTGGCTCGGCCGTCAGCGCACGGACGCGTCGCTCTACGACGTGGTCCGCAGCGCGAAGGGCCGTATCCGTCACTTCACCCGTGTGGAGATCCGGACCCAGAGCCATTTCGCCATCGTGAGCCGCGCCGTCGAAGCGGTCGCATTGACACTGGCGGAACTGCTGGACAACGCCACCAGTTACTCGGCGCCGGAAACCATGATCGAGATCAACATCCGGCCGGTGCCCAAGGGCGTCTGCATCATCGTCGACGACGCCGGTGTCGGCATGAACGAGGAAGAGAAGAGCCGCGCGGCCAAGCTCCTTTCGAGTGAGCGCTCCCCCGGTGTCGCGGGGCTCGGCAACCCGCCGCAGTTCGGATTCACCGTGATCGGCGTGCTCGCCGCACGCTACGGATTCAGTGTCTCCGTGGACACCACGTCGCCCTACGGCGGTGTGCGCGCGGTCGTGCTCCTTCCCGACGACCTCCTCACGTCGATGCCGGAGCCCGCCCCCCAACCCCAGGCGAAGGAGATTCCCACCGTGGCCGCGTCCTTCCCGATGCCGCCCGAAGAGGATTCGGCGGCAGCACCCGCAACGGCCCCTGCCACCACCTTCGGCGGTCTGCCGAAACGCAGCAGAAGGGGACCGATCTCCATCGTGCCGGAAGCCGACGCCGGGGCCGCCCCTGCCAGGTCCACCGAGCAGATCGCCTCCGTGATGGGGGCGTTCCAGCGGGGGACCCAGTCAGGACGCCGTTCCACCAGTGCAAGCAGCGAAGGGCCTGAGACTCAGTGAACTACGACCTGTCATGGATGCTTGACAGCGCCCTGGAAGTCCCCGAAGCGCGGCACGCGATCCTCGTCTCGGCCGACGGCCTGCTCATGGCCCGCTCGAAGGAGGTCGGCAAGGACCACGGCGACACCATCGCCGCCGCGATGAGCGGGATGCAGTCCCTGAGCCGCACGGTGGCCGACTTCTGCGGCGGCCCGCCGAGCAACCGGCCCCAGTGGCGCCAGACGCTGGTCGAGTTCGAGCACGGCTGGGTGTTCCTCATCTCCGCCGGCGAGGGCGCCTACCTCGCCGTCTCGGCCTCCCCCGAGGTCGACATGGCGGAGATCTCCTTCCGTATGCAGCAGCTCGTGAGCCAGCTCGGCAAGGCACTGACCAGTCCCCCGCGCGAGATTGCCGACGCCGGCGCATGACGACCACAGAGGACCCGGACCAGGAACCGGAAGCCCCGCAATTAGTGCGTCCGTACGTCATCACCAACGGCCGCAGCCTGGTGGACGATCAAGAGCTCTCGCTGATCACACTGGTCACGGTGGCCGAGAACTGCCCCGCGGTCGGGCATCTCGACCCGGAGAAGCGCCGGTTGGTCGAGCTGTGCTCCGGGGGATACCTCGCGGTCGCCGAGATCGCCGGGCACACTCAGCTGCCCGTCGGCATCGTCCGTGTCCTGCTCGCCGATCTCACCGATGCGGGATATCTCTACACGCGCAAACCCATTCCGCGGGCCGAGCGTGTCGAACGACGCATACTCGAGGAGGTGCTGAATGGCCTTCAAGCCCGTTTCGGATAGCGGCGTCTATCTGAACGAAACAGTGCAGACCGCAGCGAAGATCCTCGTGGTCGGGCACTTCGCGGTCGGCAAGACCACGTTCATCGGGACCATGTCGGAGATCCCTCCGCTGCGGACCGAAGAAGTGATGACGCGGGCCGGCGAGGAAATAGACGACCTCAAAGGAACGCGCGGCAAGACCACGACAACCGTCGCAATGGACTTCGGCCGTCTCACGCTCAGTGAGAACCTGGTGCTCTATCTCTTCGGAACACCCGGTCAGCAGCGCTTCGTCCAGGTGTGGGAAGACATGTCGCGCGGGGCACTCGGAGCTCTCGTACTGGTCGATCCCGAGCGTCTCCAGGAGTCGTTCCCCGTGATGGACCTGGTGGAGCAGTACGGAATTCCGTACACCATCGCCGTCAACCGGTTCGACATCGGGACGCATCACGAGGACAAGGAGATCAGGGAGGCTCTGGACCTGCTTCCCGAGACGCCTCTCGTGAGTTGCGATGCGCGCGATCAGCGCTCGTCCGCGAATGCTCTGATCGTCCTCGTCCGCTATCTTCAGTCTCGCCTTTCCTAGGAGTTCGGCATGCAATACCCTTCCGAAGGCCAGGGTCCGCCTCCCGGCTGCCCCGCTCACAACAGCGGCCAGAGCGTGCCGCTGCACGGGCCCGAGTTCGCCGCCGACCCCGAAGCCTTCTACGAACACATGCGGGCGTACGGCGCGGCGGCACCCGTCGAGCTGTCCCCCGGTGTGGAGGCACATCTCGTCACGGACTACGCGGCCGCTCTCCATGTGCTCCAGAACCCGGACGTGTTCGCGCGGGACTCGCGCCGCTGGCGCGCCCTGAGCGAGGGTCAGGTGCCGCTGGACAGCCCGATCCTGCCGATGATGGCGTACCGGCCGAACTGCCTGTTCACCGACGGCACCGAGCATCTGCGGCTGCGGCAGGCGGTGACGTCGTCGCTGGCCCGGATCGACACGCACCGGGTGAGCCGGCACGTCGACCGCGTGGCGATGTATCTCATCGAGCAGTTCAGCAGCCGCGGACGGGCCGATCTCATCGCCGAGTACGCCCAGTTGGTACCCCTCCTGGTGTTCAACGATCTGTTCGGCTGCCCCGCGGAGATCGGCGACCGCCTGGTGTACGGGATCTCCTGCCTGTTCGACGGCGTCGACGTCGAGAAGGCCAACGAGATCCTGACGGAGTCCCTGTTCGAACTGGTCACGCTGAAGCGCACCCAGCCCGGTGAGGACATCACCTCCTGGCTGATGCAGCACGAGGCGCGGCTGACGGACGAGGAGATGATCCACCAGCTGGTCATGCTCATCGGGGCCGGCACCGAGCCCACCCAGAACATCATCGCCAGCGCACTGCGGCTGCTGCTCTCCGACGACAAGTACGCGGGCGGCCAGCACTCGGCGGGGCTGCTCGTCGAGGACGCCATCAACGACGTGCTCTGGAACGGCCCGCCGATAGCCAACTACGCGGCGCACTACCCGCTGTACGACGTCGACCTCTCCGGAACGACCGTGCGCGCCGGCGACCCGGTCGTCATCAGCTTCGCCGCCGCCAACAGCGATCCGGCCCTGTCGATGAGCCGTCAGACGCTCAGCAAGCGCGCGCACCTGGCGTGGGGCGCGGGCGTGCACGCCTGTCCCGCCAAGGACCCCGCGCTGCTGATCGCGGTCCAGGCGATCGAGAAGCTGCTCAACACCCTGCCGGACATCGATCTGGCGGTGCCCGCGGACACGCTCACCTGGCGGCCGGGACCCTTCCACCGCGCACTGGCCGCACTGCCGACCCGCTTTACGCCCGAACGCAGGGAAAAGGTCACATCCAGGCCTTACGCGACCGGCCCCCGTATACCGGAAAACACGCCCGCCCCGCAGGGGCGCGGAAGGCCGGAAAAGGGTAGCTGGTGGAGTGGATTCTTGACCTGGTGGAAGGTGTGACATCCACAACACCTTGAGTGACTTTACCGTCGCATGAAGGTTCAGGCGCACGGGTAGACAGGGTTGGCAAATCTTACGTGATCTCTGCAACAGGAGTCGCAGTGGAGCTTTCTCTGGCTACCCCGCCTGTCAACAGGCGGGCCATCGTTTCGCTCTTCTCTCGTATGCGGACACCGGCAGGCCAGGCGAACCCTTTCCCTTTCTATACGGAACTCAGGGAAATGGGGGACGTATTCCCCGCACCGTGGGGTGGGCACCTGGTCACTCCGTACGATCTGTGTGACCAGGTGCTGCGGGACCGGTCCTGGACCGTTCCGAGCAGCGAGTGGCGTACTCGCCAGGAGGACGCCACTCGCTGGAGCGCCCCCGCCTCGCTCCAGATGGGGGAAACACTCCCCATGCTGAATCCGCCGGATCACACCCGAATGCGCAACTCAGCAAAACGCGTACTCGACCGTAAATCACTTGAGATAATAAGCAATTCGGTGGACCGGAACACTGATTTGCTGCTCGATCGACTGACGGAGGAACTGCGGGACGGCGAAGTCGATTTCTGCAGACTGGTCGGCGAGGAATTGCCGGTTGCGGTCATCGGGGAATGGCTGAGGCTACCACCCGATGATTACCCGCTCATGCGGGAACTCACACACGATCAGGTATTCACCCAGGAATTATTCCCCTCGCCAAGTCAGCTCACGCTCTCGGATTCCGCGACGGCGCGGCTGCGGGAGTATTTCACCGCCCTGGTCCGGGAGCGCCGCAGGAACCCGGGAGACGATCCGGTATCGGCCTGGATACGGACCTGGGACGAGATGGAGCCCGACCGGGCCGCTGCCGACGAGGCGGTCTACTCCCTCGCGCTCTTCGTGGTGCTCGCGGGCCTGGAGACCACCTCCCACCTGCTCTCCACCTCCGTCCGGCTGCTGCTTGAGCACCCTCTCCAGCTGGAGTGGCTGCGCACGCACCCCGAGCACCTGCCGAACGTGATCGACGAGGTCCTGCGCTACGACCCGCCGATCCACATGATCAGCAGGATCGCCCCGGCGGACACCGTGCTCGGTGATGTGCTGGTCCGCAAGGACGAGATGGTGCAGCTGCTCGTCGGCGCCGCGCACCACGATCCGGAGAAGTATGACGGCGCCGAAATGTTCAACATCCACCGCAGGGCCTCGCACTTGAGCTTCGGCGGCGGAATTCATTACTGCCTGGGCGCGCCGCTGGCCCGGCTGGAAGCGACATCCCTGCTGACCGGTGTGCTCAGGCGGCTGCCGGGGCTTCGCATCAGTGGCACCCCGGTCTGGGCCCCGCGTGTGGCATTCCGCCGGCTGGCGGAACTCAAGGTCGTCCAGGACTGAGAAGCCGGCCGACAAGCCGGCCGGAGAAAAACGGAATGCCCCGGTCAGCCCGAGGAACTGCATATGCCACGGGCCAGAGCACAAGGAATAGAAGCACATCGTGGAAGATCTCAAGGCTCTCCGTGTGACGCATGAAAGCGCCGTACTGAAAGTGGAGTTGAGTACTCCGGAGACGGGCAACGCGATTTCCGGCCAGGTCCTCGACGAACTCCTCTCCGTACTCGACGCCGTGCACGACGATCCCGGTATCAGAGTGCTGGTCCTTTCCGGCGCCGGGGACAATTTCTGCCTCGGCGGTGAGCGCAGCGAGTTCGCCACGCTGCTCGCCGCGGACCCCGGTGGAGCGGGGCTCCACGCGCTGGCCAACAAGGCCCGCCGGGTCTGTGACGCGCTCGCCACCGCCCACGCGGTGACCATCGCCCGGCTGCACGGCGGCGTGGTCGGCGCCGGGCTGGGGCTCGCGGTCTTCTGCGACCTGCGGGTCGGCGCGGACACCAGCCGGTACCGGATGCCGGAACTGGGGCTCGGGGTGCCGCCCGCCTGGGGCGGCGTGCTGCCCCGGCTGCTCAACGAAGCGGGCACCGCCAAGGTCCGCGAACTGATCCTGACCGCGGAGAACTTCAGCGCGGCGAAGGCCGCCGAGCTCTCCGTACTGCACAAGGTCGTCCCGGAGAGCGAACTGGACGACGCTGTCACCCGGTGGATCAGACCGCTGGTCCGCCGGTCACCCGCCGCGCTGCGCAGCGCGAAGGTCATGCTCAACGCCTACGCCGGGGCCAGCCGGCTCGCGGACGCCTCGCTCTTCGACGCGGAGCTGCTGCTGGCGTCGGTGACCGCAGCGGAAGCCGCGAGAGCGCGCTGACGCGACAGTGACTGGAAGGGGCCGCCGGGCCGTACCCCGGCGCGGCCCCCGTCACCCCGTGGTGGCGATGAACTCCCTCAGGGCCGCGACCAGTTGTTCCGGCTGGTCCTCGGCGATCAGGGTGCCGCTGTCCTCGATCTCCAGGAGCCGCCCCTGCGGAAGCAGCTCGGCGAGGCGCCTCCCGTGGGCCCGCGGATTCATCCGGTCCTCCAGCGCCCACACGACCAGCGCGGGCTTGTCGAATGTCCGCAGCCCCTCCGCGGCCTCCAGCAGTTCCGTCCTGCGTACGCCCAGACCGTAGCGGCGGAAGTCCTCGCGGATCGCCTTGTCGGTGAGAAGCGGGCGCAGCCAGCCGTCGACGATCTCGTCGGGGACCGGCCGCTCGGTGAGCGCTCCGAAGCCGACCGGCAGCCGGCGCATCGGCTTGATCGCGAGCGTACGGACCAGGAGAGGGATACCGCCCGGCACCCGGCAGGCCAGCACGATCAGCTTGCCCGGGATTCCCGGCGGATAGTTGTCGAATGCCTCGCAGGACGTCAGGACCAGCCGGGCGAGCCGCTCCGGGTGCCGGGCGGCGACGGACTGGGCGCGGCCGCAGTCGTTCTCGACGAGGGTGACGTCACGCAGCTCCAGCCGGTCGAGGAACTCGGCGATGAGCTCCGCCACCGAATCCGGGGTCAGCGGTACGTCGCGGCGCATGGGGGTGCGGTGCGCTCCGTACGGCAGGGTGGGCGCGATCACGCGGTGGCCGGGGCGCAGACCCTCGATCACCTTGCGCCAGACGGTGGCGTCGTGCACGAGCCCGTGGAGGAGTACGACGACGGGGCCTGAGCCGCCGGTGTCCACGTAGTCGAGGGTGCCTGCGGAGAGTGTGATCCCGGGCATGTCAGGAGAGTACGGCGACTCCGTCGATTTCCACCATCGCCTGCTCGTCCCAGAGCCGGGTGGCGCCGATCACGGCCATCGCCGGGTAGTCCCGGCCGGCCAGCTTCCGCCAGATACGGCCCAGTTCGGCGGCGTGGGCGCGGTAGTCGGCCACATCGGTGGCGTACACCGTGACCCGCGCGAGGTCGGCGGGATCCCCGCCCGCGGCGCGCAGCGCGGTGAGCAGGTTCGAGAGCGCCACCTCGAACTGGGCCGGGAGGGTGGACCCGGTGACCTCGCCCGCACCGTCCAGGGCGGTCTGCCCGGCCAGGAAGACCAGCCGGGTCCCGGTGGCGGCGACGGCGTGGGAGAACCCTGCGGGCGGCGAGAGCTCCGGCGGGTTGACCCGTTCGAGGCTCGTCCGTGGGGCTCCCCGGGGATCGTGGTCGGGACTCATCCGTACAACTCCTTGGCGATGATGGTGCGCTGGACCTCGGTGGCGCCCTCGTAGATCCGCGGGGCGCGGACCTCGCGGTAGAGGTGTTCGAGGAGGTGGCCCCGCTGGAGGGCCCGGGCGCCGTGCAGCTGGACGGCGGTGTCCACGACGTACTGGGCGGTCTCGGTGGCGAAGAGTTTGGCCATCGCGGAGCGTTTCGCGATGCCGGGGTCGCCCGCGTCGCAGGCGGCCGCGGCCGCGTGGACCAGCAGACGTGCGGCCTCGGTGCGGGTGGCCATCTCGGCGACCTGGTGGGCCACGGTCTGCAGGTCCTTCAGCGGGCCGCCGAACGCGGTGCGCCGGGAGGTGTGGCCGATGGTCGCGTCCAGGGCCGCCTGCGCCATGCCGACCGCGAACGCGCCCACGCTGGGACGGAAGAGGTTCAGGGTGTTCATCGCGACCCGGAAACCCCGGTCCGGCTCGCCCAGGACGTCCTGCGGCCCGACCGGCACCGCGTCGAAGTCCAGCGAGCCGATGGGGTGCGGCGAGAGCATGTCGAGCCGGGAGCCGGTCAGCCCCGGCCGGTCGGCAGGCACCAGGAACGCGGTGATCCCACGGGCTCCGGCCCCCGCGGTCGTACGGGCGAAGACGGTGTAGAAGTCGGCGTCGGGGGCGTTCGAGATCCAGCACTTCCCGCCGGTGAGCCGCCAGCCCCCGCCGTCCGGTTCGGCCCTGAGCTCCAGGGCGGCGGCGTCGGACCCCGCGCCGGACTCGCTCAGCGCGAAGGCGGCGACCGCCCGGCCCGCGATCACCTCGGGAAGCAGCCGCTCCCGCTGGTGCGCGGTGCCCGCCTGGACGAGCGGGTAACTGCCCAGTCCCTGGAGGGCGAGAGCGGTCTCGGCCTCGGTACAGCCGTACGCCAGGGACTCGCGCAGCAGGCAGAGGTCCAGCGCACCCGCGCTGAACAGCCTTTCCAGCAGGCCGAGTTCACCGAGGGCGGCGACCAGGGGGCGGTTGACACGACCGGGCTCGCCGGCCGCGGCGAGCGGACCGAGCCGTTCGGCGGCCAGGGTGCGCAGCTCGGCGCACCACTTCCGCTGGTCCGGGTCCAGTGCGAATGCGGTCATCCCCGATCCCCTCTATCGTGAACCGTTGACTGTCGTCACGCAAACGATACGCTCCATGTGCGATGCCGCCTAAGGGGGCGATCCTGTGATGGAGCTGAAAACCTCAGCGCACGTCGACACTTTTCCCCGCGAGCAGCTGCCGCCCGCCGACCAGTGGCCCCGGCTGCTCCTCGATGATCTTCCCGGGCCGGCCTGTCCGGACCGGCTCAACTGCGGGGCGGAGCTGCTCGACCGGACCATCGAGCGCTTCGGGGCCGACCGTCCCGCCTTCCGCACCGGCGCCGGTGAGCTGTGGACGTACGGCGAACTCCGGGCCGAGGTGTGCCGTATCGCCCATGTCCTCACATCGGACCTCGGGGTCGTGCCGGGTAACCGGGTGCTGCTGCGCGGTCCCACCACACCGCACCTGGCCGCCTGCTGGCTCGCGGTGGTGAGGGCCGGCGCGGTGGCGGTGACCGTGCTGGCCACCCAGCGTCCGCACGAACTGGCCGAAGTGTGCTCGCTCGCCCGGATCAGCCACGCGCTGTGCGACATCCGGTCGGTCGGCGACCTGGTGAAGGCGGAGGTCCCCGGACTGCGGATCACCCCATACGGCGGCGAGGGGCCGCAGGACCTGCTGCGGCTGGCCGCGACCAGACCCGACGGGTACGCGGCCGTCGCGACCTCCTCGGACGACGTGGCGCTGATCGCCTTCACGTCCGGCACCACCGGGCGGCCGAAGGGCTGTATGCACTTCCACCGCGATGTGCTGGCCGTCGCGGACACCTTCGCGCGGTACGTGCTGAAACCCCGGCCCGACGACGTCTTCGCGGGGAGTCCCCCGCTCGGCTTCACCTTCGGCCTGGGCGGTCTGGTGATCTTTCCGCTGCGGGCCGGTGCCTCGGCCCTGCTGCTGGAACGGTCCGGGCCGCGCCAGCTGCTGCCCGCGCTCGCCCGGCACCGGGTGTCGGTGCTGTTCACGGCGCCGACCGCGTACCGCACGATGCTGGAGGGGCTCGGCTCGTACGACGTCTCGGCACTGCGGCGCTGTGTGTCGGCCGGGGAGAACCTGCCCGCGGCCACCTGGCACGCCTGGCACGAGCGGACCGGACTGCGCATCATCAACGGCATCGGTGCGACGGAGCTGATGCACATCTTCATCTCGGCGGCGGACGGGGCGGCGCGCCCCGGGACGACCGGTGTTCCGGTGCCCGGCTGGCAGGCACGGGTGGTGGACGGCTCCGGCCGTCCGGTGCCGGACGGCGAGCCGGGTCTGCTCGCGGTGCGCGGTCCCGTGGGCTGCCGCTATCTGGCCGACGAGCGCCAGTCCGAGTACGTGCGGGACGGCTGGAACCTCACCGGCGACACGTATCTGCGCGACGCGGACGGCTACTTCACCTATGTGGCACGCGCCGACGACATGATCATTTCCTCCGGGTACAACATCGCGGGCCCCGAGGTCGAGGACGCGCTGCTGCGCCATCCCGACGTCCTGGAGGCGGCGGTGGTGGGCCGTCCGGACGCGGAGCGGGGGCAGGTGGTGGTGGCGCATGTGGTGCTGCGCGAGGGAGCGGCGCGGGAGGCGGAGCCACTGCGGGAGTTCGTGAAGGCCGAGCTGGCTCCGCACAAGTGCCCCCGGGAGGTGGTGTTCGCGGACGCGCTGCCGCGGACGGGGACGGGGAAGCTCCAGCGGTTCCGGCTGGGGTGAGCGGATTCCCGTGCGAGCGGATTCCCATGGGCCGGACGGCGGCGGACCGGCGCCGGCGGGACGGCCCGGGGCGGTCGTCGTGCAACCCCGCCCCGGTGGTGTCGTGCGCCCGTCAGCGGGCTACGCCAGTGGGTTACGGGCGGCCCCCAGGCTGAGCCTCGGCCTCGGCGCGTCCGTCCGCCCTGTTCTGGGGGCACGGCTGCCCGCCCGGTACGGGAGGGGCCAGGGCGCGGCAGGGCCCTCGTAGCCCTGTTCCGCCGCCGCGTGCAGGGTCCAGTGCGGGTCGTACAGATGCGGGCGGGCCAGCGCGCAGAGGTCCGTGCGGCCCGCCAGCAGCAGCGAGTTGACGTCGTCCCAGGAGGAGATGGCGCCCACCGCGATCACCGGGACGCCCAGTTCGTTGCGGATGCGGTCGGCGTACGGGGTCTGGTAGGAGCGGCCGTACGCGGGTTTCTCGCCGGGGACGACCTGGCCCGTCGAGACGTCGATCGCGTCGGCCCCGTGGGCGGCGAAGGCGCGGGCGATCCCGACCGCGTCGTCCGGGGTCGTGCCGCCCGGGGCCCAGTCGGCCGCCGAGATACGGACCGACATCGGGCGGTCGTCGGGCCAGACCGCCCGGACCGCGTCGAAGACCTCCAGGGGGAAGCGCAGGCGGCCGCTGAGGGAGCCGCCGTAGCCGTCGGTGCGCAGGTTGGTGAGCGGGGAGAGGAAACCGGAGAGCAGATAGCCGTGCGCACAGTGCAGTTCGAGCAGGTCGAAGCCCGCCCGCGCGGCGCGGCGCGCCGCCTCGGTGAACTCCTCGCGGACAGCGGCGAGTCCGGCTCCGTCCAGTTCCGTCGGGGTCCCGCTGACGCCCGGCCGGTACGGAAGCGGGGACGCGGCCGACAGTGGCCAGTTGTCGTCCGCGAGTGGCTCGTCCATGCCGTCCCACATGAGGCGGGTGGACCCCTTGCGGCCGGAGTGCCCCAGCTGGATCCCGATGGCGGTGCCGGGTGACTGCTCGTGCACGAAGGAGGTGACGCGGCTCCAGGCCGCCGCCTGCTCGCCGGTGTACAGGCCGGTGCAGCCGGGGGTGATGCGCCCCCCGGGACTCACGCACACCATCTCGGTCATCACCAGGCCCGCGCCGCCGAGGGCGCGGGCGCCCAGGTGGACGAGGTGGAAGTCACCGGGGACACCGTCGTGCGCCGAGTACATGTCCATGGGCGAGACCACGACGCGGTTGCGCAGTTCGAGACCGCGCAGCCGCAGCGGGGTGAACATCGGCGGTGTGCCGTCCCGGCAGCCGAACTCGCGTTCCACCGTGTCCGTGAAGGCGCTGTCACGCAGCCGCAGATTGCCGTGCGTGACCCGGCGGCTGCGGGTCAGCAGGTTGAAGGCGAACTGCCGTGCCGGCTGGCCGAGATACAGGGGCAGCTGCTCGAACCACTCCAGGCTGGCCGCGGCCGCCCGCTGGGTGGAGGCGACGACCGGGCGGCGCTCGCTCTCGTACGCGGCGAGGGCCGTCGGCAGGTCGGGCTGCTCCTCGATGGCCGCCGCCAGTGCGAGGGCGTCCTCGACGGCGAGTTTGGTGCCGGAGCCGATGGAGAAGTGCGCGGTGTGGGCGGCGTCGCCGATCAGCACCGTGTTCCCGTGCGACCAGCGGTCGTTGACCACGGTGCGGAACGCGGTCCAGGTGGAGTTGTTGCCGGTGAGCGGCCTCCCGCCGAGCGCGCCGGCGAAGATGCGGGCACACCGCGCGGCGGACTCCCGCTCGTCGCAGCGGTCGAGGCCCGCAGCGTGCCAGACCTCCTCGCGCATCTCGACGATGACCGTGGAGGCCTCCGGCCCGTACGGGTACCCGTGCAGCTGCATCACTCCGTGCTCGGTCTCGGCGATCTCGAAGCGGAAGGCGTCGAAGGCGAAGGGCGCGGAGAGCCAGATGTAGCGGCAGCGGTGGGTGGTGATACGGGGCGCGAAGACCTCGGCGAAGGCCTGCCGGGTGGCGCTGTGCACTCCGTCGGCGGCGACCACCAGGTCGTGGGTCGCGGCCAGTTCGGCGGGGGACGGCGCCTCGGTGCGGAAGCGGATCCGTACGCCCAGCGCGCGGCAGCGCTCGTGCAGGATCTCCAGGAGCCGGCGCCGGCCGAGCGCCGCGAAGCCGTGCCCGCCCGAGGTCAGGGTCGTGCCGCGGTGCACGATGTCGATGTCGTCCCACCGTACGAACTCGTCCTGCAGCGCGCGGTGGACGGCCGGGTCGGCCTGCTCGATGCCGCCGAGGGTCTCGTCGGAGAGGACGACGCCGAAACCGAAGGTGTCGTCGGGGGCGTTGCGCTCCCAGAGGGTGACGGACCTGGCGGGATCGAGCCGCTTCAGGAGGGCGGCCGCGTAGAGGCCGCCGGGTCCCCCGCCGACGACCGCGACCCGCAGGGCGGGTCGGGCGC comes from the Streptomyces sp. NBC_01471 genome and includes:
- a CDS encoding bifunctional salicylyl-CoA 5-hydroxylase/oxidoreductase is translated as MAGQVTVTAGTGERARPALRVAVVGGGPGGLYAAALLKRLDPARSVTLWERNAPDDTFGFGVVLSDETLGGIEQADPAVHRALQDEFVRWDDIDIVHRGTTLTSGGHGFAALGRRRLLEILHERCRALGVRIRFRTEAPSPAELAATHDLVVAADGVHSATRQAFAEVFAPRITTHRCRYIWLSAPFAFDAFRFEIAETEHGVMQLHGYPYGPEASTVIVEMREEVWHAAGLDRCDERESAARCARIFAGALGGRPLTGNNSTWTAFRTVVNDRWSHGNTVLIGDAAHTAHFSIGSGTKLAVEDALALAAAIEEQPDLPTALAAYESERRPVVASTQRAAAASLEWFEQLPLYLGQPARQFAFNLLTRSRRVTHGNLRLRDSAFTDTVEREFGCRDGTPPMFTPLRLRGLELRNRVVVSPMDMYSAHDGVPGDFHLVHLGARALGGAGLVMTEMVCVSPGGRITPGCTGLYTGEQAAAWSRVTSFVHEQSPGTAIGIQLGHSGRKGSTRLMWDGMDEPLADDNWPLSAASPLPYRPGVSGTPTELDGAGLAAVREEFTEAARRAARAGFDLLELHCAHGYLLSGFLSPLTNLRTDGYGGSLSGRLRFPLEVFDAVRAVWPDDRPMSVRISAADWAPGGTTPDDAVGIARAFAAHGADAIDVSTGQVVPGEKPAYGRSYQTPYADRIRNELGVPVIAVGAISSWDDVNSLLLAGRTDLCALARPHLYDPHWTLHAAAEQGYEGPAAPWPLPYRAGSRAPRTGRTDAPRPRLSLGAARNPLA
- a CDS encoding AMP-binding protein yields the protein MELKTSAHVDTFPREQLPPADQWPRLLLDDLPGPACPDRLNCGAELLDRTIERFGADRPAFRTGAGELWTYGELRAEVCRIAHVLTSDLGVVPGNRVLLRGPTTPHLAACWLAVVRAGAVAVTVLATQRPHELAEVCSLARISHALCDIRSVGDLVKAEVPGLRITPYGGEGPQDLLRLAATRPDGYAAVATSSDDVALIAFTSGTTGRPKGCMHFHRDVLAVADTFARYVLKPRPDDVFAGSPPLGFTFGLGGLVIFPLRAGASALLLERSGPRQLLPALARHRVSVLFTAPTAYRTMLEGLGSYDVSALRRCVSAGENLPAATWHAWHERTGLRIINGIGATELMHIFISAADGAARPGTTGVPVPGWQARVVDGSGRPVPDGEPGLLAVRGPVGCRYLADERQSEYVRDGWNLTGDTYLRDADGYFTYVARADDMIISSGYNIAGPEVEDALLRHPDVLEAAVVGRPDAERGQVVVAHVVLREGAAREAEPLREFVKAELAPHKCPREVVFADALPRTGTGKLQRFRLG